Proteins from a genomic interval of Quercus robur chromosome 9, dhQueRobu3.1, whole genome shotgun sequence:
- the LOC126700092 gene encoding auxin-induced protein 15A-like has protein sequence MYFTTFARRKISMLMKKLGLFSHSKNSYNRIDSTESSKTRKVLKGHIGMYVGEERKRYEVPVKYLSLPAFQELFVQSQEDELEAKIEGPMMLACKTEEFDQLLKLAKVQ, from the coding sequence ATGTATTTCACAACCTTTGCTCGTAGGAAAATCAGCATGCTCATGAAAAAACTAGGTTTATTCAGTCATTCAAAGAACTCGTACAATCGAATTGACTCTACTGAAAGCTCCAAGACCCGCAAAGTTCTAAAAGGTCATATAGGTATGTACGTGGGAGAAGAGAGGAAGAGATACGAAGTTCCAGTGAAGTATCTATCATTACCAGCATTCCAAGAATTGTTTGTGCAGTCACAAGAAGATGAGCTTGAAGCAAAAATAGAAGGTCCCATGATGCTTGCATGCAAAACAGAAGAATTTGATCAGTTATTAAAGCTAGCCAAG